One window from the genome of Rhodobacteraceae bacterium S2214 encodes:
- a CDS encoding aldehyde dehydrogenase family protein, with translation MLTLDKFYIDGAWVDPASDATMPIMNPATAAQIGTVSMGNSTDIDRAVAAAKRAFETFSMTSKEERLALLHRLRVETEARLGDLATAMTAEMGAPATMSLEVQADSGLGHLDDFIKALEAMEDEEILPNGDIITREPIGVCGLITPWNWPINQIALKVIPALATGATCVLKPSEHTPISAQIYAEIVEAAGYPAGVFNLVQGDGPTVGSAMSQHPDIDMMSFTGSTRAGTAVSRDAASDIKRVTLELGGKSPNLVFADADLPKRVTESVEGCFYNTGQSCNAPTRLLVERSCYDEVLSLAKTAGEAQKVGDPAQPGDHIGPLFDKIQYDRVQAMIQVGIDEGAKLLVGGLGKPEGLEDGWYVKPTIFYDVDHNMRISREEIFGPVLVITPFDSEKDAIAMANDTDYGLAAYVQSGDEARVSRVVRRLRAGTIQINGRGPDYGSPFGGYKQSGNGREGGVFGLEDYLEVKVRPPFAL, from the coding sequence ATGCTGACACTTGATAAATTCTACATTGATGGCGCTTGGGTTGATCCGGCGTCTGATGCCACAATGCCGATCATGAACCCCGCCACCGCTGCGCAAATCGGCACGGTGAGCATGGGCAACAGCACCGATATTGACCGCGCCGTGGCCGCCGCCAAACGCGCGTTTGAGACGTTTTCAATGACGTCCAAAGAAGAGCGGCTCGCGCTTCTGCACAGGCTGCGTGTTGAAACCGAGGCCCGACTAGGCGACCTCGCCACCGCGATGACTGCTGAAATGGGCGCACCTGCGACGATGTCGCTTGAGGTGCAGGCCGATTCCGGACTTGGCCACCTTGATGATTTCATCAAGGCGCTTGAGGCGATGGAAGACGAAGAGATCTTGCCAAACGGCGACATCATCACCCGTGAACCGATCGGCGTTTGCGGCTTGATCACACCTTGGAACTGGCCGATCAACCAGATCGCGCTTAAGGTCATACCAGCGCTTGCGACGGGCGCGACCTGTGTACTGAAACCGTCAGAGCACACACCGATTTCCGCGCAAATCTACGCCGAAATTGTCGAAGCCGCCGGATACCCCGCCGGTGTGTTCAACCTTGTGCAGGGGGATGGCCCAACTGTCGGTTCCGCCATGTCACAGCACCCTGATATCGACATGATGTCCTTCACCGGATCAACCCGCGCGGGCACTGCCGTTTCGCGCGACGCCGCCAGCGATATCAAACGTGTCACGCTTGAGCTTGGCGGTAAATCACCCAACCTTGTGTTCGCCGATGCTGACCTGCCCAAACGTGTTACCGAAAGCGTCGAAGGCTGCTTTTACAACACGGGCCAGTCTTGCAATGCGCCCACTCGCCTTCTTGTAGAGCGCAGCTGTTACGACGAGGTTCTGAGTCTCGCAAAAACGGCAGGGGAGGCACAAAAGGTCGGCGATCCTGCTCAGCCCGGCGATCATATCGGCCCATTGTTTGACAAGATCCAATACGATCGCGTGCAGGCCATGATCCAAGTTGGGATCGATGAGGGGGCCAAGCTGCTTGTCGGCGGTCTGGGCAAGCCTGAAGGTCTTGAAGACGGCTGGTACGTGAAGCCTACGATCTTTTATGATGTTGACCACAATATGCGCATCTCGCGCGAAGAAATCTTTGGTCCTGTCCTTGTGATCACCCCTTTCGACAGCGAAAAAGACGCAATCGCAATGGCCAACGACACCGATTACGGTCTGGCCGCCTATGTGCAATCCGGCGATGAGGCGCGCGTATCACGCGTCGTGCGTCGTCTGCGTGCGGGGACGATCCAGATCAACGGGCGCGGGCCGGATTATGGCTCTCCGTTCGGGGGCTATAAACAGTCTGGCAACGGGCGCGAAGGCGGCGTGTTTGGCCTTGAGGATTACCTCGAAGTGAAGGTACGTCCACCCTTCGCGCTATAA